One genomic region from Fictibacillus marinisediminis encodes:
- the yqfD gene encoding sporulation protein YqfD yields the protein MKKDWLEPINSYVKVEIRGENIEDFINECLAQNISIWNLRRTNENAVTACLYTKNIKGFRPLLKQTGCKIRFIEKNGLPFWAARMWRRNGLILGLAGFLVILFLLSNMVWNINVTGANPKTEYQLLKAAKELGIKKGKFIFLLPNVRQLQQQLTNAMDNVTWIGVSLNGTTYNFQVVEKEIPKRKEALSPRHLVAKKDAVIYDMFVEKGQPVVSPHQFVYKGALLVSGYIGKEGKTKLVPAKGVVLGETWYTTNVTIPLATKFQTYTGNTVTQHKLRLFGLRIPIWGWKDGEYKSKEVSENETPLKFWKWTLPVSFIKKEIRETDGVKRVYTKEEAVQAGRAMAKKEVRKLLAHDARIKEEKILRQSVSNGKVNLSMHYQVIENIASEQPILIQQGD from the coding sequence ATGAAAAAGGACTGGCTGGAACCTATAAACAGTTATGTGAAAGTTGAAATACGGGGAGAAAACATCGAAGACTTTATTAACGAATGTCTCGCTCAAAATATCTCGATATGGAACCTTAGGCGGACGAATGAGAACGCCGTAACAGCTTGTCTTTATACTAAGAATATTAAGGGTTTTCGGCCCCTCTTAAAACAGACAGGGTGCAAAATTCGTTTTATAGAAAAGAACGGTTTGCCGTTCTGGGCAGCCAGAATGTGGAGGAGAAACGGCCTTATCTTAGGTCTTGCAGGCTTTTTAGTCATTCTATTCCTATTATCTAACATGGTTTGGAATATTAATGTGACAGGAGCAAATCCTAAAACAGAATACCAGTTGCTAAAAGCAGCAAAAGAACTGGGCATTAAGAAAGGGAAATTTATCTTTCTCCTGCCGAATGTAAGGCAGCTTCAGCAACAGCTGACGAACGCCATGGATAATGTGACGTGGATCGGAGTCAGCCTTAATGGGACAACCTATAACTTTCAAGTGGTGGAAAAAGAGATCCCAAAGCGGAAAGAAGCTCTATCACCAAGACATTTAGTGGCAAAAAAAGATGCTGTGATCTATGACATGTTCGTTGAAAAGGGACAACCCGTTGTGTCTCCGCATCAATTTGTTTATAAAGGGGCTCTTCTTGTCTCTGGATATATCGGTAAAGAAGGAAAAACCAAGCTTGTCCCTGCAAAAGGAGTAGTCCTTGGTGAAACGTGGTATACGACCAATGTGACCATCCCGCTTGCAACGAAATTTCAGACGTATACAGGCAATACTGTGACACAGCATAAACTCCGCCTTTTTGGTCTCAGGATTCCGATTTGGGGATGGAAAGACGGGGAATATAAAAGCAAAGAAGTCAGTGAAAATGAAACACCGCTGAAGTTTTGGAAATGGACGCTCCCAGTTTCTTTTATTAAAAAAGAGATCAGGGAAACAGATGGTGTAAAAAGGGTCTATACGAAGGAAGAAGCTGTGCAAGCAGGCAGGGCCATGGCAAAAAAAGAAGTGAGAAAACTGCTTGCTCATGATGCCCGGATAAAAGAAGAAAAAATTTTGCGCCAGTCAGTATCTAATGGTAAAGTTAATTTATCGATGCACTACCAGGTAATAGAAAATATTGCATCTGAACAACCTATACTTATCCAACAAGGAGACTGA
- the yqfC gene encoding sporulation protein YqfC codes for MAKWRQQVTKWLVEKLDLPADAMMDLPRITMIGQLHIYIENHRGVIAFSKEELKLRLKQGNLVIKGQDFVIKTILPEEILLEGSIDGVYYDKAT; via the coding sequence ATGGCAAAGTGGAGACAGCAGGTAACAAAGTGGCTTGTGGAAAAATTGGATCTCCCTGCGGATGCCATGATGGATTTGCCCCGTATTACAATGATTGGCCAGTTACATATTTATATAGAAAATCACCGGGGAGTCATAGCTTTTTCAAAAGAGGAATTAAAACTCCGTTTGAAGCAGGGCAACCTCGTGATCAAGGGCCAGGATTTTGTAATTAAGACGATATTGCCGGAAGAAATTCTGCTTGAGGGCAGCATAGATGGAGTTTATTATGACAAAGCCACGTAA
- the floA gene encoding flotillin-like protein FloA (flotillin-like protein involved in membrane lipid rafts), whose amino-acid sequence MFTGPIATLVLIGVIVIVLAVLFTFVPVALWISALAAGVRVGIFTLIGMRLRRVIPSRVINPLIKAQKAGLNLTTNQLESHYLAGGNVDRVVNALIAAHRADIELSFERSAAIDLAGRDVLEAVQMSVNPKVIETPFIAGVALNGIEVKAKARITVRANIERLVGGAGEETVIARVGEGIVSTIGSSENHKKVLENPDTISQTVLSKGLDSGTAFEILSIDIADIDIGKNIGAALQTDQALADKNIAQAKAEERRAMAVANEQEMIAKVQEMRAKVVEAEAEVPLAMAEALRSGKLGVLDYANLTNVMADTSMRESIGKSADPNGDDELPGKKGK is encoded by the coding sequence ATGTTTACTGGACCTATTGCTACACTGGTTCTAATAGGAGTCATAGTTATCGTACTGGCCGTTTTGTTTACCTTTGTTCCAGTTGCTCTTTGGATTTCTGCACTGGCTGCAGGTGTGCGGGTTGGCATCTTTACATTGATTGGAATGAGATTAAGAAGGGTTATCCCTTCCAGGGTTATCAATCCGCTGATCAAGGCTCAGAAAGCAGGGCTTAACTTAACGACGAATCAGCTGGAAAGCCACTACCTGGCAGGGGGGAATGTGGACCGTGTTGTAAACGCCTTAATTGCTGCGCACAGGGCGGATATCGAACTGAGCTTTGAACGGTCGGCAGCTATTGATCTGGCTGGGAGGGATGTACTGGAAGCGGTTCAGATGAGTGTTAATCCGAAGGTCATCGAAACTCCGTTCATTGCCGGTGTAGCGCTCAATGGGATTGAAGTGAAAGCGAAGGCTAGAATTACCGTAAGAGCCAACATCGAGCGGCTCGTAGGGGGTGCGGGTGAGGAAACGGTAATCGCAAGGGTCGGTGAAGGGATTGTATCCACCATTGGTTCAAGTGAAAATCATAAGAAAGTGCTGGAGAACCCTGATACGATCTCACAGACTGTTCTTTCAAAAGGTTTGGACTCAGGCACTGCATTTGAAATCTTATCCATCGATATTGCGGATATTGACATCGGCAAAAATATAGGTGCTGCACTGCAGACAGATCAGGCTCTCGCCGACAAGAATATCGCACAGGCAAAAGCTGAAGAGAGAAGAGCGATGGCGGTTGCAAACGAACAGGAAATGATCGCGAAAGTACAGGAGATGCGAGCGAAAGTAGTGGAAGCTGAAGCTGAAGTTCCGTTAGCTATGGCTGAAGCGCTTCGTTCCGGAAAGCTTGGAGTACTTGATTATGCCAACTTAACAAATGTGATGGCTGATACTTCGATGCGGGAGTCCATCGGAAAATCTGCAGATCCGAATGGTGACGATGAACTTCCAGGAAAAAAAGGGAAATAA
- a CDS encoding NfeD family protein, giving the protein MKKVRFVFFLALIMIPLMASIQPASSEGSGKTVFVIPVQQEIERGLEAFLKRSIKDAESAGADHIIFEINTPGGRVDSANNIAEVIRDTKIPTTAYIVKDAFSAGAYIALNADEIVMKPSTTIGSAAVIDSRGNTAGKKAESAWIAEMEAAAELNNRNPKYARAMADDDMELKELGLKKGELLTLTANQAVKVGYAEKIVKDRSELLFYLKLDDASVTQEDLSLAERLASFVTSPVVVPILLSIGFLGMVIELFTAGFGVAGIIGLSSMFLYFFGHLLAGLAGWESIALFILGIIFLLLEVFVPGGIVGILGLTAVIASLVMAAGSLTTIVTSIAIAIVVTIIGAFLFLKFFGYRGPLRKLVLFDSTSTEKGYVSSRQRHDLSGRIAESITPLRPSGTAELDGEYLDVVTEGSFIQKGKRIKIVKVQGSRIVVREVKDHHEGGM; this is encoded by the coding sequence GTGAAAAAAGTCCGATTCGTATTTTTTCTTGCGTTAATCATGATCCCTCTGATGGCTTCAATTCAACCTGCAAGCAGTGAGGGAAGCGGTAAAACGGTGTTCGTTATCCCTGTTCAGCAGGAAATTGAGAGAGGACTGGAAGCGTTTTTAAAACGCAGTATTAAAGACGCAGAAAGTGCAGGGGCAGACCACATCATCTTTGAAATCAATACGCCTGGAGGAAGGGTGGATTCAGCAAATAACATCGCTGAAGTGATAAGAGATACGAAGATACCTACTACAGCATACATAGTGAAGGATGCCTTTTCTGCAGGAGCGTATATTGCATTGAATGCAGATGAAATTGTGATGAAACCCTCCACAACGATAGGTTCAGCAGCTGTTATAGACTCGCGCGGGAATACAGCTGGAAAAAAAGCAGAATCAGCATGGATCGCAGAAATGGAAGCAGCTGCAGAGTTAAATAACCGAAATCCAAAGTACGCTCGTGCGATGGCTGATGATGATATGGAGTTAAAAGAGCTCGGCCTAAAAAAAGGAGAATTATTAACATTGACCGCTAATCAGGCGGTTAAAGTCGGCTATGCCGAAAAGATTGTAAAAGACCGTTCTGAATTGCTCTTTTATTTAAAACTGGATGATGCTTCTGTCACACAAGAAGATTTAAGTTTAGCGGAAAGGCTTGCCAGTTTTGTTACCAGTCCGGTCGTTGTTCCGATCTTGCTCTCGATTGGCTTCCTGGGAATGGTGATCGAACTGTTCACAGCTGGTTTTGGCGTAGCTGGAATCATTGGGCTTTCTTCAATGTTTCTATACTTTTTCGGACACCTTCTTGCAGGGCTAGCGGGATGGGAATCGATTGCCTTATTTATTTTAGGAATCATTTTTCTGTTGCTTGAAGTTTTTGTTCCGGGCGGTATTGTCGGGATATTAGGGCTGACTGCAGTGATTGCCAGCCTAGTCATGGCTGCAGGGTCATTAACCACCATTGTGACCTCAATCGCCATCGCAATCGTCGTGACAATTATTGGAGCATTCTTGTTCCTTAAGTTCTTCGGTTACAGAGGCCCGCTCCGAAAACTTGTCTTGTTCGACAGCACGAGTACCGAGAAAGGCTATGTTTCAAGCAGGCAGAGGCATGATTTATCCGGAAGGATTGCAGAATCTATTACCCCGCTGAGGCCGTCCGGAACAGCAGAACTGGATGGAGAATACTTGGATGTTGTGACTGAAGGGTCTTTCATTCAAAAAGGAAAGCGGATTAAGATTGTAAAAGTTCAAGGTTCAAGAATTGTAGTAAGAGAAGTGAAAGATCATCATGAAGGAGGAATGTAA